From one Triticum aestivum cultivar Chinese Spring chromosome 4B, IWGSC CS RefSeq v2.1, whole genome shotgun sequence genomic stretch:
- the LOC123090153 gene encoding uncharacterized protein, whose amino-acid sequence MFDSCWVRVANALLTTERASAARWVPRARRRPCAGGKPFPNHNSRQSRRASPSSSPPPAAARIPRIIVPNSPSCFSSSQNHISSLRLLGGGRLEASLAQAGRSSGAADAGGRVPDGTVIVAPPRRIEEGPGSHPRPFWMHLPTTKISCSTSLTAPGKTMITLRLSRKDSGLFLNPDYHT is encoded by the exons ATGTTCGATAGCTGTTGGGTTCGTGTGGCCAACGCATTGCTGACAACTGAACGTGCGAGCGCCGCACGTTGGGTCCCTCGTGCGAGGCGTCGCCCATGTGCTGGTGGCAAACCCTTCCCCAATCACAACAGCCGCCAGAGCCGCcgcgcctctccttcctcctcgccgCCCCCTGCCGCGGCGCGCATCCCTCGGATCATCGTGCCCAACTCCCCTTCGTGTTTCTCCTCCTCCCAGAACCACATCTCGTCGCTTAGGCTCCTTGGTGGCGGCCGGCTCGAGGCGAGCCTGGCGCAGGCGGGGAGAAGCAGCGGGGCGGCGGATGCGGGCGGGAGAGTGCCGGACGGCACCGTCATTGTCGCCCCGCCAAGACGCATCGAAGAAGGACCAGGATCTCACCCTCGTCCCTTCTGGATGCACCTCCCCA CGACGAAGATTTCATGCTCAACCTCCCTCACGGCCCCAG GGAAGACTATGATAACACTAAGATTATCAAGAAAGGATTCAGGGCTTTTTTTGAATCCAGATTATCACACATGA
- the LOC123092522 gene encoding protein IN2-1 homolog B — MTSLTFPCRSSPLTPASISPPVPSPCIKIRRSRRAAPHRRLIAARSSSSPRTVAMAAAPVISPKENLPPSLTSTSEPPPLFDGTTRLYVAYHCPYAQRAWIARNYKGLQDKIKIVGIDLADRPAWYKEKVYPQNKVPSLEHNNEVKGESLDLVKYIDSNFDGPALLPDDSAKKQFAEELLVYIDEFNKALYSSITSKGDVAEETVAALDKIEAALGKFSDGPFFLGQFSLVDIAYVPFIERFQIFFSGIKNYDITKDRPNIQKFIEEVNKIDAYTQTKLDPQFLLEHTKKRLGIE, encoded by the exons ATGACTTCGCTCACTTTCCCCTGCCGCTCGTCACCACTGACGCCCGCCTCCATTTCCCCTCCCGTCCCGTCGCCGTGTATAAAGATCCGCCGCTCGCGACGAGCTGCTCCCCATCGCCGCCTCATCGCCGCCAGGAGTTCGAGTTCCCCCCGAACCGTCGCCATGGCTGCCGCACCAGTCAT CTCCCCGAAAGAAAATCTGCCCCCTTCGCTGACCTCCACCTCCGAGCCCCCTCCACTCTTCGACGGCACCACCAG GTTGTATGTTGCATATCACTGCCCATATGCGCAGCGCGCTTGGATTGCCAGGAACTACAAG GGTTTGCAAGACAAGATCAAGATAGTCGGGATCGATCTCGCAGACAGGCCGGCTTGGTACAAGGAGAAGGTTTACCCACAGAACAAG GTGCCTTCACTGGAGCATAACAACGAGGTGAAAGGAGAAAGCTTGGATTTGGTCAAGTACATTGACAGCAATTTCGATGGCCCAGCATTGCTCCCCGAT GATTCTGCAAAGAAGCAGTTTGCCGAGGAGCTGCTTGTGTACATCGATGAGTTCAATAAAGCACTATACTCATCCATAACCTCCAAGGGAGATGTGGCAGAGGAAACTG TTGCTGCGCTGGATAAAATAGAAGCGGCCCTGGGAAAGTTCAGTGATGGCCCTTTCTTCCTTGGCCAGTTCAGTTTG GTGGACATTGCATATGTGCCATTTATCGAAAGGTTTCAGATATTCTTTTCTGGTATCAAAAACTATGATATCACCAAGGACAGACCTAATATTCAGAAATTCATCGAG GAAGTGAACAAGATCGATGCGTACACGCAAACGAAACTGGACCCACAATTTCTACTTGAACACACAAAGAAGCGGCTTGGG ATTGAGTGA